A portion of the Oreochromis niloticus isolate F11D_XX linkage group LG10, O_niloticus_UMD_NMBU, whole genome shotgun sequence genome contains these proteins:
- the rps6ka4 gene encoding ribosomal protein S6 kinase alpha-4, giving the protein MSGDASDSSEDSDGKTNERACTVKHQITNANLTGHTERVGMENFELLKVLGTGAYGKVFLVRKNSGHDVGQLYAMKVLKKAAIVQKAKTTEHTRTERQVLEHIRQSPFLVTLHYAFQTQSKLHLILDYVSGGEMFTHLYQRDHFPEEAVRIYIGEIILALEHLHKLGIVYRDIKLENILLDSDGHVVLTDFGLSKEFLEEDKGRTYSFCGTIEYMAPEIIRGKSGHGKSVDWWSLGILMFELLTGASPFTLEGERNSQSEVSKRILRCDPPFPSMIGPIAQDLLKKLLVKDPHKRLGSGPRGAEDIKAHPFFKGLNWDDLAQKKVSSPFKPELKSELDVGNFAEEFTGMDPVYSPASTPPSTDRLFQGYSFIAPSILFNKNAVMGDFVETQIGADRPASASVQRSAMLQESQFFQHYELCFQGPPLGEGSFSVCRKCKHKQTGHEYAVKIVSRRMEANTQREIAALKQCESHPNIVKLYDIFTDQYHTYLVMELLRGGELLERIKRKKLFGEAEASQLLQSLVSAVSFMHEAGVVHRDLKPENVLFADEGEDSVLKVIDFGFARLCPAGSAPLQTPCFTLQYAAPELFESAGYDKSCDLWSLGVILYTMLSGQVPFQSEQRGMTSSYAADIMQKIKEGDFSLDGEPWKGVSEDAKELVKGLLTVDPESRLKLSDLKENSWLQGGASMSTTPLCTPDVLESSGPTVRTYVNATYKAFNRGKREGFFLKSVDNAPLAKRRKMKMTSTGVETRWSSSSSSSSSSTSSSASATASKTQPKQAVIPKQS; this is encoded by the exons atgtCTGGGGACGCATCTGATAGTAGTGAAGACTCTgatggaaaaacaaatgaaagggCCTGTACTGTCAAGCACCAGATCACAAATG CTAACCTCACAGGTCACACTGAAAGAGTCGGCATGGAGAACTTTGAGCTGCTGAAGGTCTTGGGCACTGGAG CTTACGGGAAAGTGTTTTTGGTCAGGAAGAACAGCGGCCATGATGTGGGCCAGCTCTATGCTATGAAG GTGTTAAAGAAAGCAGCTATCGTTCAGAAggcaaagacaacagaacatACTCGCACTGAGAGACAAGTCCTGGAGCACATCCGCCAGTCTCCCTTCCTGGTTACTCTTCACTATGCCTTTCAGACTCAGAGCAAACTACATCTCATCCTGG ACTATGTGAGCGGTGGGGAGATGTTCACTCATTTGTACCAGCGGGATCACTTTCCAGAAGAGGCAGTACGGATTTATATTGGAGAAATAATTCTGGCTCTAGAACACTTGCACAAG CTTGGGATTGTGTACCGAGACATCAAATTGGAAAACATTCTTCTAGACAGTGATggccatgtggtgttgacagATTTCGGGCTCAGCAAAGAGTTTCTGGAAGAAGAT AAGGGGAGGACCTACTCTTTCTGTGGCACCATTGAGTACATGGCTCCTGAAATCATCAGAGGGAAATCAGGACATGGCAAG TCAGTAGATTGGTGGAGTCTTGGGATCCTGATGTTTGAGTTGCTGACGGGTGCGTCTCCTTTTACCCTGGAGGGAGAGAGGAACTCCCAAAGCGAGGTGTCAAA ACGTATTTTGCGCTGTGACCCGCCGTTTCCCTCTATGATTGGACCCATTGCTCAGGACCTGCTGAAAAAGTTGTTGGTGAAAGATCCCCACAAGAGGCTGGGATCTGGACCGCGGGGGGCTGAAGATATCAAGGCACATCCTTTCTTCAAG GGACTGAACTGGGATGACTTAGCACAAAAGAAGGTTTCAAGTCCATTCAAGCCAGAGCTGAAGAGCGAACTCGATGTGGGGAACTTTGCAGAGGAATTCACTGGGATGGATCCTGTTTATTCTCCAGCCAGCACACCCCCGAGCACAGATCGTCTGTTCCAG GGCTATTCTTTCATTGCACCCTCCATCTTGTTCAATAAGAACGCAGTCATGGGAGACTTTGTTGAAACCCAAATTGGTGCTGACCGACCAGCTTCTGCTTCTGTCCAACGCAGCGCAATGCTACAG gaaTCCCAGTTTTTTCAGCACTATGAGCTGTGTTTTCAAGGACCACCTCTAGGCGAGGGTAGTTTCTCTGTGTGCAGGAAATGCAAACACAAGCAAACTGGCCATGAGTACGCCGTCAAGATCGTCAGCCGTAG AATGGAGGCAAACACTCAGAGAGAGATTGCTGCCTTGAAGCAGTGTGAGTCTCACCCCAACATCGTCAAGCTGTATGACATCTTTACTGATCAG TATCACACATATTTAGTGATGGAGCTTCTGCGAGGTGGGGAGTTGTTGGAAAGGATCAAGAGGAAGAAACTGTTTGGCGAAGCAGAGGCCAGTCAGCTATTACAGAGCCTGGTCTCAGCTGTCAGCTTCATGCACGAGGCTGGAGTCGTACACAGAGACCTCAAACCAGAG AACGTGCTGTTTGCAGATGAGGGGGAGGACTCTGTGCTGAAAGTAATAGATTTTGGATTTGCTCGCCTGTGCCCTGCAGGCAGTGCCCCCCTGCAGACTCCCTGCTTCACGCTGCAGTATGCTGCACCAGAGCTTTTCGAGAGTGCAGGATATGATAAATCCTGTGACCTCTGGAGTCTCGGGGTCATTCTG TACACCATGCTCTCAGGCCAGGTGCCGTTTCAGAGTGAGCAGCGTGGAATGACCTCATCATATGCTGCCGACatcatgcaaaaaataaaagagggGGATTTCTCATTGGATGGGGAGCCCTGGAAGGGTGTGTCAGAGGATGCCAAAGAGCTTGTTAAAG GCCTGCTAACGGTGGATCCAGAGAGCCGTCTCAAACTCTCTGATCTGAAAGAGAACAGCTGGCTTCAGGGTGGAGCATCCATGTCCACCACTCCTTTGTGCACACCAGATGTGCTCGAGTCCAGTGGGCCCACTGTCCGCACTTATGTCAATGCTACCTACAAG